ACGTATTACGAGAAATCTGGTCATTAGGATTGAAGATCACGATATTAGATCTGTGTACTATGGAAGAGATATTAGAATACTGCCAAGAAAATTCTATAAGTCATATAGTATTATTAAGAAATGGTACTTTAAGAGTGCAAACGTGGGAAAGAGACAGATTTCAAGAGAAGAAATGGAATACTATACAGGACATTGTTGAATACTTGCAACGACAGTCGGAAACGGCGTTGCCGATCTTGAATAGATCTGAAAGTAAAGTGAGCGCAAATAACGATATATCGGTAGCGCCCAGCAATCCGGttaacattaacattaatttcattCTTTCTGAGCGAGACAAACTGTCCGGAAGTGGCAGGagaaattttaagataagCATATTAGCACAAATGTCGTCCTACTTACAAAGAATATCACATAAAGTTCCTGTAGAAATCTTCGCAGTCTTTCTGGAAATGTCTGTTATAAGAACAATAATCAGTTTTCTGGAAATCGACGAGGAAGAACAAGCGTTTCAAAAAAGCATTCAGATTGTGATAGATAAGTACGTATCAcgaattacatttatttaatgtatgaaaataatgaataaactATACTAATgacaataatgttaattatatcgtttttttttctaggcATCCGCGGCACAAGAAATATATCAAGCAAATATGCGACGAAATGAAGGAATTACGAAATGAGAAGTCCAAACCTGTAGAAATACTTTACAGTCTGATAGACAGTAGACACATGACTTTGATATAAGTGATATTATCGAAGCcgaagaatatattttcgtaACAACCATGTGGAATCAATAATGAGTGATTGGGATGTATGTTAATATAGATGATCAACGTACAAGATATTAGATACTTAAGCATTTTTTGTactgcattatatatttttaaatatcaacatttaataaaaagaaaatgaaaccAAGACATAAACGCTCTAAAATAGATTTCAATACAAAACCAGTGTTAATTAAGcgtgtttattttaacattatacatgtttttttcaacttttattgcaatattaaaatatattcaaaatatatacgtatttcgtATACGGCGTAATTGAtttctctaaatatatatgcttttgtttatgtaaaaaaataaattctaagatTAAACTCATGGCACAAGAGTAGTTCTTTCTACTCAAAATTTTACCCGCTTGATTTGTAAAGTGCTTGAATGCAATTACATACCGCAATTATATTGCAGCTTGTGTTATGTTTTACAAgtgttacatttatacatacaacaTACCTTTTTATCTTCACATTTTCAACGTTTAATTTCACAGTGTCGTTTGTTTTAGTTTGTTTCGTAGAATGTCAATCAGCCAATCTTGAGGAAATAAATCTTGAAAGTTGAACGATATTATTTACGACTTACGACGTGAACAATAGGAGACGTGTTCACGTAAGCTGTAGGTCTGAATTATTCAGTTACTGGTTACAAAATATAGTACAGAAGccaattgcattttttatataaaaatttctgatgtTACTCATCGTGACAGTGcccttttaatttcatttctcctTGAAATAGCACACGTTCTCGTTAAAATCAATTATCCGCGGCGCAACCCTCCTTCTCGAATCAATACGACTTTGAAACGATATATATGACTGCGATTACGATGCGCGGCGACGTTAGAGGCTCGCGTGTTTGTTAGTGTGCAGCTATTCTAACTTTAGAAACGGCCTCTCCAAGTGTATCGCCACCACCACATTAATCTCGTACTCGAAACCTGACCTgaaattaatacgatattgCGAACTTAAACGTGGACCTACTTGCTTCCAAATAGCAATGCTgctttaacacatttaatgtGACAGCTGTGCTACATTTAGTTGTAATGCAATATTGATGAGAATCTAACATGCATTCTGTACGATTGCTGTCAGGATATGATATGCCCACAGTGGGACTGGGAACGTGGCaggtgataaaataatattagaatgctctgcgataataatatatctcatcgatcacatattttttatgtcatgATTATCAATTGTACATGTATGAAACAATCTGGTAAGGGGTGTAAAACTGTTTCCAGGCTAAACCAGATGAGATTGAAACTGTCGTGAGCACTGCTTTAGAGTATGGTTACAGGCATATTGATACAGcagcaaattataataacgagGATGCGATCGGCAGAGCTTTGAAAAAATGGATTGAGAAAGGTGGTACTAGAGAAGAACTTTTTATCACGACGAAGGTAGTGTACTGTATGAATTCAATACAGCGACTAATTACTGTCGCAATTTACTACTTAATGATTACAAGTGTTATATAATTGCTGTCCTTCAAACAACTGTATTTAAAGAATCTTTTAATGCTTTTAGTTACCCCATTTTGGCAATCGACCATCCGACGTAGAAAAGTTCATTAAATTGTCGTTGGAGAAGCTTGGATTGGATTACTTAGATATGTACCTTGTTCACATGCCCTTCGCATTTAAATTAGATGAAAATACGTGCACGGCAGCGACGAATGAAGATGGAAATTACATACTCGACTTTAATACAGATCCTGTCTTGGTGTGGAAAGTATGGAATCACATTAGAGAATCATATAACacattactataatataaaagagatCTCTGAGAGATCAGGATTATTTTGTAGGAGATGGAGAAACAAGTTAAATCGGGACGTACCAGATCTATAGGTTTAAGCAACTTCAACGAAGAACAGATTTCGACAATTTGGAAAAATGCACAAATTAAGCCAAGTAATCTGCAggtaaattattcattaattgctatgtaaatttatctgttatagataaataattatataatttaatcctCGTCGATAATATAAACGAGataacgtttaaaattttttaggtaGAGTTGCATGCTTATATGCAGCAGATATCAATTCGAGAATTGTGCAAGAAGCACAATATTGTTGT
The nucleotide sequence above comes from Temnothorax longispinosus isolate EJ_2023e chromosome 4, Tlon_JGU_v1, whole genome shotgun sequence. Encoded proteins:
- the LOC139811802 gene encoding aldo-keto reductase family 1 member A1, with protein sequence MHSVRLLSGYDMPTVGLGTWQAKPDEIETVVSTALEYGYRHIDTAANYNNEDAIGRALKKWIEKGGTREELFITTKLPHFGNRPSDVEKFIKLSLEKLGLDYLDMYLVHMPFAFKLDENTCTAATNEDGNYILDFNTDPVLVWKEMEKQVKSGRTRSIGLSNFNEEQISTIWKNAQIKPSNLQVELHAYMQQISIRELCKKHNIVVTGYSPLGSPAAKTHFQTKYNYTSDAFPDLLNHPIIQNIAGEHKKTAAQVLLRHLLQLGVVIIPKSSSSERIKSNIDLFDFALTEENMKVLNTLDKGANGRIFNFLFFKGIQNHPHYPFKNELP